The Manihot esculenta cultivar AM560-2 chromosome 17, M.esculenta_v8, whole genome shotgun sequence genome contains the following window.
gacattatgtagaaaatgctcttaaaactgccaaaaagtgccaaatatagaaagtgccaaaaaagaaaagttttcaaatatggaaagtgctaaagaaggaaagttttctgataaggaaagtgccagaaaaggaaagcgtaatcaacagattctttgaaattcaaattgcgtcaaataaggaaagttttcagaaaaggaaagtcctcaaataagggaagtgcagaagcaaaagcaaataaggaaagctcagtcagaagattatttgaaattcaaatcgcagatctttctttcctcattcaaagttatacacacactgcagcagtcaaatcttcctatttaggcaacaAGATTCCAAAGAgatacacttgcctcttcttcattcagcattcaaaattcaaacgaaggctccacttaaaaaggaaagactggacagatttatttccacttctgcacattaatgactacacactctccttcctcttctgcaatccgcgtgcatccttcctcttttgaagcTTGATCCGcgtgcctccttccttctggagaatttgcaacgcgattctttccttttcagcactttgggcagcctcttcactaattaggaagcaagtatgacctagggcagcactttcaactataaaaagacacataaggagcctccacataccttttacacaccaccttggagacacctacgagattcacatctcttcttctacctttcttcttttcttttatttttaattttgtttcagccatgagaggctgaaatcttttattctagttgaagattaggtgatactttagttgttatatggattgggagacttgattaaacattgttaaacttttggttgttcaatattcatgcaattttatgcttgatttcaatattgctttgttctttagatctacgttgattcttgattgcaaagtaataatatgttaatttggatgatttaagtccgtaattgcttgagttattcaaacatgagaacacttggtgtaaaaaccaaggaaattgtatgatctagcaacatctcatgcgtttgagtagttaggattggatctctctatctcttcatgcaattaacaattgttttgatgcctaaggcccaaagacgttccttggcaatttgttaattagtaattaattagaggacgttccctaattggtttaatcataaggagagacatggtggtgagaagcgtcttccatctccataactaatctattgaatcaatcaaaagaaactaagtgtcaatgatcaatcccaacaactgaagtggatccaattcttcaactagagctttcttactatttatttttcttttattttattattcgcttattttaattgctttcagtagtttgttaatcaaatcaatctcaaaccccccattttacttttactgcaatttatttttattccgctttcagtttatcttgttttcagttttatctcgtttcagtttattttgctttccgtttgtttctctttcagttttatctcgttatatctcatttcagtttattttgctttccgtttatttttctttcagttttatctcgtttcagtttatctcgttttcagttttctttttttttttcagtttatttttgtttcagtttattttattggtcttgataagaaaaataggtaagttctcaattccctgtagattcgatcctttcaccactatctgcagttgtaaattgttgataaccagaaaggtttttttgaccggcttcgataaCCGCGAGTCAATCTTAGTGGGTGTGtttagagtggaactccggtgacgaaaaggtctccttcgtttcccacagacggtgccatttgatgatctgagatccagaaaaatagggttttactaGGGTCCTCTAAACGTAGCCAAAAAGCCCTTTTCTAGAGGAGAGCATTCCTCCTTTTATCTGTTTTCTTTTGTCCGCTGGTGATGTATAACAAACTGtctgtcattgggccacctgtccctgccatgTTGATACGGccgtacgagaatatcagatccCTGCCCCCTGCGTAACGACCTCTGATTCCCTCCGGGCGTgcatgcggatggacccacAAGACAGATGGGTTGATCCCCTTCCTGATTTCGAGCTGAGCCTGAAGATAGGATTAAAGCTGAGCCAAAATAGGACCTGTTTAATGGGCCATATGGACTTGGTTAGCATGATTGAGGAAGCTAACCGGAGCTCGGTCTTAAAGCTGAGTGGACTGGACTTGATTCATGCGGGAGACTTGAGGGCCTCTGGATAATGGGCTATTGTCATGGGCCCGGCCCCaaaccggggtgaagaaatccagcggtcatcacgtTCCATTTATAGACTGCTTATATATGGTTCATCTAGTCAGTAGGCGATGTCTCAACCCTCCTCTTCTTCTAGCATACTACTGGGCACTTAGAAAAGTATATAGTCTTTTCAAGTCCTAAGTTGAAAATTTTCCTCTAAAGACCTTTTCATGATGCTATATCGGTCTCTAATAGGTTGGTAAGATGCGGTGTATTGTATAACCCTTTATATCCTGTTTGTTATTCTCAACTTGAAACCTTGGAAGGAGTTTGGCTTATCAATCCTTATGGCTATAAACTTAACTTTATTGGTTTTCCTAGTTTTTATTATACAGTGGAAAACGCTATGGTATAGGCTTAAGTTAGAATAGGATGACCTTTTGCTACTAACCCTGGTCACGTTCATCCTATGACATATATGGAAGGAAAGAAATAAAagcattttaaatttagtacAACTTGATCACATCACTATATGTGCTTTCATGTTGATGCTTCAAGTCCTTCCCCAACGGGAACATCAAGCTTAATTGCGATGTTGCACATAAAGGTTATACTAGTGTTATTGTGGCCGCTTCAAATAGTGCAAAGGAGATTGTGCATAATATCACTATGAAGATTTGATGTTCATTTGCTAAAGTAGGGAAGACACAAAATGTGTtagtaataattaaattgacATCTAGAGTTAGCTTTTTATGTAAAACTAATTTTGAAGTTGTATGTGATGCTCTTTGCTATATGAagtctatttattttttgttgttGAAATATGAAATCTAGTTTACTATGGGATATTTGGATTATAATGGTAGCTATTTAGATGTATCCTTTTATATTCAttaggttttatttatttagatccTATACTAGGGTAATAGTTCTGTAGATGTGATCGCTCTcgctaaatttattttaaagaagCAGTCGCGTGATGCAATGCCATATTATAGGTAAAACAAGGAGTAtactttattaaattaatttaatatccaaatatttttttagaaattttttaaaattttgacaaTTACCATTGTTAAAAAAAGACcattgaattattatttatacatttgaaaaaaaaaaaccgaaaaattgAGGGCGCTGCTCAAGAGCTGCCCATTTCTGACGAGAAAACGGTGCGTTTGTAGGTTTGGGAAATCGATCCCTTGTCCCAAGCTCTCATCATCTCATTTGCCATGTTTTCCATTTCGACCTCTCAAAATTTCCATTTCTGCTCTCATATTATCTATTTCTGTGGTTTGTAGATTGATTTAGATTGCGCTTTGAATTTTAAAGTAGCAGATCTAAATCCTAGCATTTTCTATTTGTTTaccagttttctggttgtgtttCTTTAATTCGATTTGTTTGCATGCAAATTTTGGAGGCAAACTTAGTCCTTTAATTCCTAACTTCATGAAATTTTACTCACTTTATTGCTCAACTAATTTGGGCAACTGGGTGTTCCGTGCATTATccgttgttgttgttgtttttttctttaataaattatcaaattttagATTTTCTCGTTCCTTTTGATACTTTTTTTAACTTCTGGCTGATTCGATCCTTGAGGAGTTGATCGAATTTTGGCAAGTTCATTTGCCATCAATTCAACCATTTTGAGTTCATGGATATTGAATTTTGTAtactactatttttttttattaacagtTAGGGCTTTTCTCCCCAAATTCCAAAACTTCAATACTTTGCGTAGTGGGATTTTAGTTAGAAGATGGATTACGGTAGAGATTTTTCCAGTGCAAATGTTGTCCATGTAATTCCTGGAAGTGGGCCTGAGAATTGGTTTCCTAATTCTACGGATTCCAATTTTGTTTGGGCCACAGAAGATGATTATCATGCTTGGAGCAACTCCGACGGCCCTTCTGATAACGCTCCCTCCATTTCAAACATTCAATCCTCCCAAACACGCTCTGGCAGTGAACCACCAAATAAGAAATCCAAAAACAACACCCAAGAATCTTCCAAAAAATCCATTGGGAAAATGTTCTTCAAGACCAAACTTTGCTGTAGGTTCCGTGCTGGCACATGCCCGTACATCACAAACTGCAACTTTGCccacagcatagaggagcttcgACGCCCGCCTCCAAACTGGCAAGAAATTGTGTCTGCTCACGAGGAAGAGAAAGGGAATGTAGTGGAGATGAGAGAGGAGTTTCAAATTCCTTCTGTAGGGGGATTTGGAGGGGAGTCACAGAGGTCTTACAAAGGGAGACATTGCAAGAAGTTTTATACAGAGGAGGGGTGCCCCTATGGAGATAATTGTACATTTTTGCATGATGAGCAGTCGAAGAATAGGGAGAGTGTGGCAATAAGTTTGGGTCCAGGAGGGTATGGAGGGGCTACAGCAGGTGGAGGTGTAAGTGGAGGTGGGAGTGGGAGTGGGAGTGGGAATGGGAATGGAGGGAACGTGAAACCATCAAATTGGAAGACAAGAATTTGTAACAAGTGGGAACTCACTGGGTATTGCCCATTTGGGAATAAGTGCCATTTTGCCCATGGAGCTGCAGGTATGTCCTATTAACTGCAAAGTGTTGATTATGAAATATCTAGTTTTGTTACTTTGCATTTTGCAGCGCTATTAacgtttttcctttttttcatttttttttgtgtGATAACTGAACTAAAAAGTTGGAATGTTTTGATGTAGAAAGAGATATTCAGATGCATGTGCTTTAGTTAAGAAAGTGTTAAAAGTTTAATGGAGTGGCCTTCCAAGATCGGAGACTTTGCATTTTGCGTGAAGTAACTTTTCTGAATAGGAAAgtgctttttaaaaaaatgaattatatttTGTTGTATGGTTGAATGTTGAAAATTGGTTGGAGAATAGTTAATTACATTTGGAGTATATTGGAAAATATTAACTTTCTTTCAACAgataatactaaaatttaaaatgaaggacttcataatttttctatttatttttttaaagttagaGAGTGGCGATGACAACAACAACACAACAAAGACTTATAGTtagcaaaaattataaaaagggGTAAATTGTAGTTGATGTCAATGATTGGTGTCTAGTGTCTGGTGATGACCACAGATTGTAGGTCGTAGTCAGTAGATTAGTATGACTGTTCTTATGCCATTCCCAATCAAATACTTTCCATAAGTTTCTTAAaggatgaaaaataatttctagatgaaataaaagaaatcattCGCCTTGagatttccttttcattttctttttaacatCCTAACAGTTAGAAAATGTTTTGTGGGAAAATGGTTTCTGCAAAATATATGGAGAATGAGTTAAAAAGTTTGGTCATCTGCTGTAATTACATGTTTATGGCAATGATGCTTGTTTGCATATAAACGTCATTTGGGATGTGAACTTCTGATTTAAGGATTTTAGTCTTGTCCTTAATGGTGTAGTATGATTGGAAAATCCCAATTCTGTTGTAAAAAATTGACATCAAAGTACATTAATTGACTAGGAAAAATAGGCTTCAGTTGTTGGGTAAGTGTAATGTTGCAAAGAACTAAAGAGGGGGAATGTATAGATGTTTATCCCTCAATGTATTTAAGATATCCTTCTAGGTAAGTGGCTAAGGAGATCTATGatccaaaaagaaaaggaaagggtCCTGTAGTgctaaaataattttgatgcaTAATGGTTGGGTTAGTCAAAAGCAAGTTACCATTGTGTGGGTATTGAAAATGATTAAACCAGATGGAATCTTTAGTTTGGGAATGGAAATTGCAGATATGTGTCTTTTCAGGGCCTGTAGGTCATCTTTTCTTTGTAATTTTTTGTTAGGGTTGTGTGGGTGTGGGTGGGAAGGGGTTGTGACTTCATTATTGTTTTTGTGTGTGTTTCGGTGGGGGTGATGTGGGCTTGGGGGCGAAGGGGTTGTGATTTTGTTGTTGCCTTCGAATAACCATTTTCTGCTCATTCTTTACATCATTTTGCCCTTCACAACTCTGTGATCAAGTTTTCATCAATCAGGGGAGTATGATGCGGCATAGAAAGTaaaattctaattaaaaattattctcCATGTAAAATTAGGAAGTTTGGGATTTCCATTATTTAGGAATCTATTTTATAACTACTATTATTTTTTAGGAAGTTTAAATAGATTATTCCTATTcctaattagatttaaattaggGTTTCCTGATCCTAACTCAATTAGGGCTGCGAGCTCTGTAAATAGGTTAGTTTCTGTTAGTAGCTTTTGGTCATGACAGTTATTTGAGAATAATTCCattaaaaaaaagcaaaatatcCTTAACAGTTCAACCCCAGCATAGATATTCACTATGAAAGAATCTGTGCAGCACCTATTATTGCACTGTTTGGTAGGAGTATGGACTATGAATAGACAAAAAATGGGATATTCTTCACTATACagtgatctctctctctctctctctctctctcttaccCCAATTCTTTTTAGAGTGGATGTCTCAATACTCTTCTTATTTGGTTGAATCACTGATACTTTCTTTGGATGTCAAGAGGTTGTGGagttcattaattttatttcttgtaTGTTAGACTGGCTTGAGGCCATTTTGTGCATCTTAGCAGCCTGTAGTTCtgtttaatttgattcaaacaATAATTTAGTTATAAAAGAATATTCCTTTctttttgattttgaaaaagaaattcaCTTAAGTACTTGTTTTGAGGTACATGAATTTAACTAATTTCATTTAAGTTGGTTCCAAATGCGCATACCAAACTGTACTGCATGGTTGCTTGGTACATGAGCTATATATGAAGCGAGGGACTTTATCTGAAAGGTGAATGAAGTATGCTTGTGTTTTGTGTCCACAAATTTAGGATATGATTAAGCATTTAGGATATTACTAAGCACTTGCTTCACTATTTTTGGGCTTATTCTAGAGTGGTTGATTTTTAGTTCAGTAAGGACAAGAGTTTCTGTTTTTGACTGTCTCTGCCCATGCTGTTTGTGGGTTTCAATTAACAAATAACAGTTTATGAGGTAATTACTTAGAAGTGCTCAAGACTTGTTTGTAAGATGCATGAAAATTTTGAGAGAGGTAAAACGAAGGGGAAAAAagatgagaaaaagaaaatgctcTCTCTTCAATTGAAGTGAGGGAAATAAAGGAAATGTAATCCACTGCATTGTAATGTGACTCCTTAGTTTAGCTGGCCCAATAAGGATGCCCAAACATGATTATGTTGCTTTGGTGTTTGATTTGAACCTTGGATGTATGAATATTTTAGTACCTTGTATCTGATTCCAGCCAACATAACAGCTACGACAAAATTCCCCGTCTGTAAAACTCACTGATGTAGAACCTGTGTTAATCCCAAATTAGGAATTTGCCAAGTAGTCCTACCCAAATAGGAACTTCCTCAAAattcataaaaacataaaattaatttattaggcCTAACTATGCCAAATTGCTAAACTTTTGCACTTATTTGTGATCTAATCCAAATCTTTTAACTTTGGCCATTAAAGTCTACCTTTTGAAAGTAGTTGCAAATTTATCTAACCATTGAATTAAATTCGAGGATAGTGTGCCATTACTGAAATGGCAGTcatgtttattatttttaatactaaCTCATGTGAGTCATTTACcgcataattaaaattaaaaagaataagaaTGAGAATGGGAATGAAGCAATATCCCTCCTCTCTTACATTTATCTGCTATTTCTTCTTGATATTGGCAGTAGCAGTAGCACCTTCAGCTTGAGAGGAGTGTTTGCATGATCAAGCACATCAACCAGGCTGAGTGCTATAAGGGGATGGTCGATTCTCTGACTATATCAACAGTGAGGATCTTACTTTCAAGGAGTGAAACCTCCTCTTCATTGCCCAAGTCATTGGAGTTTGGTCACCTTGTAGTGTATTATTTCCTCCATTGACTAAGAGTAGAGATGCAGCAGTTGGGGCCATGTTCCCTTGATCTGTGACTATAGGGCCAATCTAGTGCTTGAACTCTCCTTGATTTGTtatgagattttgaagtttcaATTCCCTTTGCATTTGCTGGGGATTTGTTGCATATAAAAGAAGGAAATGTAGGAAGAATATGGGAGCTGAGCTGGTGAGCTGAGTTGAAAATAGTGGATGCTGCAATCACGGGTCTCTTAGGCAGCACAAGGTGTTAGAACTAGAGGCAGTTATTTTGTTATAGGAACAGATGTTCACCGATTTTTTACAGCTACTTAATTAGCTGGATCTATGCAGGCAGTAAGTAACGAGATTCGTAACTGCTATATAAATGGATAAGTGGATTGTAAAGATGCTATTCCAGAAAATATCTGTAACGGCTTCAACTGTTTCTAATTTCTTTCCCATCTCATTatatcttttctctttctttctaaTTCTTCAGTTCCCCCTTCTCTGATCTGTTAGGGTTCTAAACCCTATCAggattttaaagttttttactTGAAGATGTCACCCTGAGTTCAATACTGGAGTTAATAGGAAGGAGGCTGTTGAGAATACTTTCAATGCTTACAAATCTGCACAGGTTTGTTCCTAGCATCTTAATATGCTTAGCCGCATGATTTATGATTTGGATTAGTTTCCTCAACTTTCTCTTCGGGTAAGTTGGATAATTTTCTGAGATTACTTCTTGCGAGGAATCTTGGGGATTAGAGTTGCTTTATGGGGATTTTGCTTCATTTTTCTGCAGAAAAAGGTATTTTGCATAAAGAGGAATGCTGAGGAAAGAGggttcctttttttcttttaatatatataaaattacgtGGCGAATGGGTCTCATATGTGGCATACCACTTCAGCCATGGCTCGGTTGGCTCGAGTTGAACTCAATGGTTGGTTAAAATTGTAACCAATTTCAGAAACTGGGCAATTACCAAGAGTAGACTACCCCTAATATTCCATCATCTcccttttacattttattttgtcAAAAGCATCAGAGCTCGTAATATCGGTGAATACCCTGAAAAGACTGCTTCTGCATAATTTCATTGATGCCCTTTGCACAAGGAATAACATCTCAATTCCCAGTTATTTGCCTCTTCAATCCAAATGCCCTTCACCTTGGCTACAATATATGGCAACGTATCAATCGATTTTTCAGTTGGAAAGTTATGAATGTTACCTATATGAATAAGTTTCTGTGatgtttttctttccataaattCTCCTCATGGTTTGTTTATCGCCATTGCCCCACATGACATGTGAAAATGGCCGACCCTCTCTCATTTCAGTATCGGCTTCAGCCTCACTTTCTACCATTGCATCTAATTCCTCTTCGTCAATAACATTCTTCAATTGCATTGCAAATCTGGCATAAACACCCTCGCATACTACTCCCAATATGTATAGACTTCTAGTCCTTTGATCTTGACACATCCCTGGTGCCATTGAATAGCACATTCCTCCAAGTGCAAAGCAGTGACCTTCACCCTATTTTCAAGAGCAATGTTTCTGTTGATATTCTATATTGATTTGAGACAAGGATAATGTGTCTTTTATATGGGTATTGCAATTCTCCTTTTTGAGCTAGATTTTTGGGTGAATTAAGTCTGACTCAAATTTAacgtggtatcagagccttcctATCCAATGTTGGACCTCTCTTAAGTATTCATGCTCgtgaggggtgtgttgaatACCAATAACATCGGTTTGCAATTGGGGGTATTGGGCAATCCTCTCCTTTCAGCTCCCCTGTGAACTAATTTTTGAAGTGACGTAGGCCTGACCCAAAGTTAACCGTTTCTAACCTCAAAGTATTCGGCCTTTAACAACCACCCTTCCAACCTTCCTCCACTTAAACCGAGAAATTCCATATTTATACTGCTGCCCCAAAAGATTACCGCCAACAAACTTTCAATAGTCACTTCATCACGCAACCTTTCACCAATACGCCCTCCCTTTTGTGGCTTCCCCACTTGACGATTCAACCCTGGGATTAGGGATTTGAAGTTGCCAATCATGTCATCCTGTAACTTGGCATCTTGCCTAACCATCACAACTCCCAGCAACTTGCTTCTTGCATGTGCTCTGCCTCTAGCACCAAGAAGTCATATCTTTCCTCCACTCCTGTGAGCGAGACCACACCTCATGGCTGAGAAACAACTGTTCACCAAAGAATAGAAGTAGAGGAAAATGGATCTCAATCAATCAATCACTTCTCATTAGCAATCAAGAATGGTTCAATTACAAGAGGGTTGTTTTATATTGATTCACACTTGGTCCACCTAATTTCTGCATCTAACAGCTCCTAACAACTAACTTCCAACTATTCCCTCCTGTGCAGCCAAATGGTAAACTGTATCATATCAATCAAATTTGTTGTGGaagttgcaaaaaaaaaaaaaaaattgattcttCACCATGTCGCAACAATTTCTTTAAAACTCCAcacttttttttcttaaatttttaattgattgtATACAATAGATAATTAAAATATGAGGAAGAAAGGTACTTTGTCTGTTTATGTGAAAGAACAGCTTTCCAATGTGTCTGTGATGGTCAAGTACTGTTTAGATTACATATAAAACTAAGTTGAAAAGTAATTCCTAAATCTAGTTTCCGTTGACAGAGATTGCATCATTAATCTCTTTCATCTTTTTCTCTTTAAATGCATCAAAGTAGAGTATCGGAATCATCTTTCTAAAATATTCTTTTGCCTTTCAAAGAGTTTGTGCACCTGATGCAGAACTGTAAAGAACACTCAAAAGGTAAAGAGAAACGATTGTCAATGTTCTAGTACGTCACAAAATTCAATTGTCACTAATAAAAGTAGATTACTACTATAATTATAAATCCAAAAATAACAAATACTAAATCATCTAAATAGGAGTGCAGACCAACACTAGCTGGAAAATAATAGAACCATTTAAACAATCTTACATGATAATTGATTTATGAATTTCTCATTAAATTTCctaaataatagaaatataaaattcttaattttagaATGGAACTTTCTTGCTTAGTAACGTTATTTGTATGATG
Protein-coding sequences here:
- the LOC110605160 gene encoding zinc finger CCCH domain-containing protein 12 — its product is MDYGRDFSSANVVHVIPGSGPENWFPNSTDSNFVWATEDDYHAWSNSDGPSDNAPSISNIQSSQTRSGSEPPNKKSKNNTQESSKKSIGKMFFKTKLCCRFRAGTCPYITNCNFAHSIEELRRPPPNWQEIVSAHEEEKGNVVEMREEFQIPSVGGFGGESQRSYKGRHCKKFYTEEGCPYGDNCTFLHDEQSKNRESVAISLGPGGYGGATAGGGVSGGGSGSGSGNGNGGNVKPSNWKTRICNKWELTGYCPFGNKCHFAHGAAELHRYGGGLMESEAKDGSAPAETKQGGVPSKSPADAVVASVTTVPHSDVYHAGVPSQRSSILIQRPGQRTHEKWKGPDKISRIYGDWIDDVE